GATGTTATTTCGACGACCAGCTCGGATAGAGCCTATAGCCCCTACAACATATGCATCCTCACCAACAGCACTTCTTGCAATATCTACCCCAGCGCGGTTAATGGCATTTACTTCATTTTCCAAACCATATTTAGATAACTTTTCTCTATTTGCAGTAAATGTATTCGTTTCAATTAAACGAGCTCCTGCCTCGTAATATTTACGATGCACGTCCGCTATAACATCAGGTCTAATCATATTAAACTCTTCATACGAAATGCCTACTGGAAATCCAAGGTTATATAAATAGGTGCCCATTGCGCCATCTCCAGTAATGATATTGTTTTTTAGTAGTTCGCGCAAATCTGGTTTCATTTCCATCCCTCACATTTAAAATATTATACTTAAATGTATCACAAAACGAACAGAAAGATAAGTAATTAAGCAAATCTTCTAATAAATAACCAATATAAGTGATTGTTCATAAATATTATGCCTCAGCAAAAAAAGGACCGCTTTGGTTGTTGATAAAATTTTATCACACCTCCGACAGTCCTTTTTTATTAACTTATTAACACCAATTTCAAAAAATCACATACCTATGATTTTCCTTCTCCTCTAAACTTTATTAACCATAACCTGAGCATTCCTAACTCTACTTGTTTTTTGCATAACTACTAATATGACAATTGCAACTAAAATAGTCGCAGATACCCACCAAAAACCATAGGTGTAAGTACCGGTAAGTTCTTTGAATGTACCTAATATATTTGGAAGAAAAAATCCTCCTAATCCACCAGCAGCTCCAACAAAGCCCGTTAAAAGTCCGACCTCTTTAGGAAATTGAACAGGGATAACTTGAAATAGTGCTCCATTGGCTGCTCCTAAAAAAAGTAATGTTAAAAACAACATAGCTAATGCTACATAAACTGGAGGAAGCATACCAACTATTAATAATGTAATCATTGCGCCGCTAAATAGAAAAACTAATAATCGTAATCCTCCGTATTTATCTGCTAAGAACCCTCCAATTGGTCGTATAAAGCTGCCTGCAAAAACACATATTGTAACGAAATCACCAGCAGTAACCTTACTTACGCCATACTGATCATAGAAAAATAAAGTTAAATAACCTGTTAAACCAACAAAACCACCAAAAGATAAGCTATAAAAAAAGCTATACAACCATGTATGTTTATGTTTTATTACATGCAAGTATTCTGTAACTTTCATAGGTTTTACAGCCTTAGGATTATCTTTTGCTAATATCGTAAATACCACAAACGCAATGAATAATGGTATTAGTGCTATACCAAAAACAGCTTGCCAACCGTACATTTCAGCTAAACGCGGTCCAAACAAAGTGGCAATGACCGTCCCACTATTACCCGCACCAGCAATCCCCATAGCTAAACCCTGATGTTTTTTAGGATACCAACGGCTAGCCAATGGTAGCGCAACAGCAAAGCTAGCTCCCGCTACACCTAGTAAAAATCCTAACATATAAATCTGAGGTAGATTGTTTGCGAATAACCATCCCCATGCTAAAGGGATCATCGTTAAAATCATACCGATTTGACCGATTCGTTTTCCACCGTATCTATCTGCCATTAACCCCATCGGAATGCGCAATAACGCTCCACCTAGTACCGGTATCCCAACCATCATACCCTTTTCAAAATCTGACAGTCCTAAATCCTCAACAATAAACGTACCTGTAGGACCTAGTAAAACCCATATCATAAAACTAATATCAAAATATAAAAATGATGCAAATAATGTTGGGTTATGTCCACTTCTTAAAAATTCTTTTAATCTCATCTCACCCACACTCCTTAAACTAAAGATAATTCTTATTAAATTGTAAACGTATCCAAAGGGATATGGATGTGACATTTGTCACGATAGATCAAAAGTTCATAAAATATTCATTTTATATACATGTTTAAATTTAAAACATCATAAACAAAGAACCTTCCCTTGACGCTACTAAAGGTTCTTTGCTTTTGTATTTTGTAGAAAAAATTATATTTGGTATTTTTTTGCGCTTACCCGAGAAATGAAACGGACGATGTGGATGAAAAAAATAATTAAAGTAGTTTTCCTTTGTACACTTCTTCAGCTGGACCCGTCATATATACATGATTATCTGCTTCATTCCATTCAATGAATAAATCCCCACCTTTTAAAGAGACAGTTGCATTACGATCTGCTTTTTCATTTAATACAGATGCAACTACGGTTGCGCATGCTCCAGTTCCACATGCTAATGTTGGACCAGCCCCTCTTTCCCAAACACGCATATCCATGAAAGAAGCATCTCTCACAGTAACAAACTCAACGTTAATTTTATTAGGAAATAGTGGATGCTTCTCAAGCTTTGGACCCCATGTATCTAAATCAAAATTCACGGCATCATCCACATATATCACACAATGAGGATTACCCATTGAAACAGCAGTAAAATAAAACTGTCTTCCATCAACTTCAATTGGATAGTTTACTACAACATCTTGATCAATGTTTGTTGGCACTTGTTTTCCTTGTAAAATAGGTTCACCCATATTTACTTTTACTGTTTTTACTTTTCCTTGGTCTACGTTCAACCATACTTTTTGTGCACCCGCACCAATCGTTTCGATTGATATTTCCGTTTTGTTTGTTAATCCATGATCGTATACAGACTTTGCCACACAACGGATCGCATTTCCACACTGCTCAGCCTCTGAACCGTCAGAATTAATAATACGCATCATAAAATCAGCCTTTTCCGAAGGAAGAATATATACTAAACCGTCTGCACCAATACCGAAATATCTATTACAAACTTTAATTGCTAAATCTGAAGCTCTTTCAGGCAATTGGTTTTCCCCTGAAACAATAATGAAATCGTTGCCTAAACCATTCATTTTTGTAAATTCCATAAAATCACTCCTTAAATCTAATCTACAATAATTTAACATGATTGTACAACTAATAAAATAGATTTTAATACATTTATTTTGTATTCAGAGACGAAATCTCTTAAACAATACTTTTCATATGAAAAAGAACCTCCAAACCACTTCTAGTGATTTTGAAAGTTCTTAGAAAAGTTTAGATTAAGCATTCATAGCTTTGCTTCACTTATTGGAACTTTATGTTCCGGGCCCCGCAAAAGCAATAGGCTTAATCTTCTTAAGCTTTTTCCTCACTTTTTGGGGTAAGTGTTACCTTGGCATTGGTTTAAACTTAATTTTTTTCTTTTTTCTAAACATGGTTTTAACTACACTTCCAGCCCCAAAGAAGAAACTCGGAATTCCTGCAAATACTAGTACTAATGACCATTCATTCAAGCCTAAACCTACTGTTTTAAATATAGGTTGAAGAGCGTCAATATATAATACACCTAATAACAATAACACAGAGGATAACACCGCAATAACTAAATACATATTTTGAAAAATATTTCGATGGAAAATAGAATGAGAACTTCGACAATCAAACACATGGATGAGTTGAGCCATTACTAGGGTTGAAAATGCAACAGTCTGTGCCC
The window above is part of the Chengkuizengella sp. SCS-71B genome. Proteins encoded here:
- a CDS encoding nitrate/nitrite transporter, whose translation is MRLKEFLRSGHNPTLFASFLYFDISFMIWVLLGPTGTFIVEDLGLSDFEKGMMVGIPVLGGALLRIPMGLMADRYGGKRIGQIGMILTMIPLAWGWLFANNLPQIYMLGFLLGVAGASFAVALPLASRWYPKKHQGLAMGIAGAGNSGTVIATLFGPRLAEMYGWQAVFGIALIPLFIAFVVFTILAKDNPKAVKPMKVTEYLHVIKHKHTWLYSFFYSLSFGGFVGLTGYLTLFFYDQYGVSKVTAGDFVTICVFAGSFIRPIGGFLADKYGGLRLLVFLFSGAMITLLIVGMLPPVYVALAMLFLTLLFLGAANGALFQVIPVQFPKEVGLLTGFVGAAGGLGGFFLPNILGTFKELTGTYTYGFWWVSATILVAIVILVVMQKTSRVRNAQVMVNKV
- the dapF gene encoding diaminopimelate epimerase, translated to MEFTKMNGLGNDFIIVSGENQLPERASDLAIKVCNRYFGIGADGLVYILPSEKADFMMRIINSDGSEAEQCGNAIRCVAKSVYDHGLTNKTEISIETIGAGAQKVWLNVDQGKVKTVKVNMGEPILQGKQVPTNIDQDVVVNYPIEVDGRQFYFTAVSMGNPHCVIYVDDAVNFDLDTWGPKLEKHPLFPNKINVEFVTVRDASFMDMRVWERGAGPTLACGTGACATVVASVLNEKADRNATVSLKGGDLFIEWNEADNHVYMTGPAEEVYKGKLL